In Papaver somniferum cultivar HN1 chromosome 1, ASM357369v1, whole genome shotgun sequence, a genomic segment contains:
- the LOC113312656 gene encoding myosin-9-like encodes MSSWFTDPELFMEYHNSDICVWRLRRKSGSPLEQTEFTRESNVSDYLSLVDHSFEWKKNDFDALADFLYKNDISVNCQGLVLTLTYPRDRATNNNDMCRPIRFWSRDVINLSCYGLPVSSIPFQEVQYMEGGGCAPVQPSPIETELYQQKAALDEKVLELEATIASLNDELLNDKKGVANDRDIVEAVKQALESKVADLEAMIAALSDELLDEKDDKRCVVNDRDTVEAEKQALGNKVAGFEATIATLNDELLNEKDDKKYVVNDRNILEAGKQALENKVADFEAAIATLNDELLNEKDDKKYIVNDRNILEAGKQALENKVADCEAAIITLNDELLNAKDDKECIVNDRNILEVAKQALENKLADFEATIATLNDELLNEKDDKKCIVEADKQALESKVADFEAAIATLNDELLNEKDDKKYAVNDRNILEAGKQALENKVADFETAIATLKDELLNEKDDKKSIVNDRNILEAAKQALENKVGDFEAAIATLNDELLNEKDDKKCIVNDRNIVEADKQAQLENKFADFEAAIATLNDELLNEKHDKKCIVDDRNILEAAKQALENKVVDFEATIATLNDELLNEKDDKKCIVNDRNIVEADKQALENKVADFEATIATLNDELLNEKDDKKCIVEADKQALESKVSVFEAAIATLNDELLNEKDDKKCIVNDRNILEAAKQALEYKVADLEAAKTTLNDELERKKDDNNAIIKKALDKRISDLKADAPQRDQEDDMNALIKYLEKQEDEKDELQKIVSNLEVNILILHEELQKEKDDKTALIKDLVAAEPGKRTVNEIVSHLESKSRSLKEHFLREEEDEVLERSASNLAIMKAIREEELRKEKDGKSALVDNGEGYEAEKQGLEKTVLERRASNLETMDAIHEEELRKEKVDKSAHTENGEGCEAEKQGPEKTVLNLEPTIPSLHDALQRDLDRVMAEKQALEKRCSDLEAKNASLTDNQEGHEAEIERKLEASNLTHNDELHKEKDDKESIMNDLDHVKAERQVLESKVSDMETTYSTLNNELQQKMDDNEAFLNERDGLEAVKQGLEKRVLDLEATIHDIEMKTGKDDDYNEAEKQTLKKRISELEEAISILTDKAKKLLKDINIWLSEVTELQEDLNKESKEKQDLEKRVLELTSKLEKCICGARDGLSTIKEAWMSDCMVPDNWVPFEDLVQGFSRKTSPLDITKTCDAVDISEDSTTNIQVDYFYRGLLQGLVYPVVVVNIDELNPNKEKARFDPTIWGLFNNAGICYAARKPFESEM; translated from the coding sequence ATGTCGTCATGGTTTACAGATCCTGAGTTGTTTATGGAATATCATAACAGCGACATATGTGTATGGAGGCTTCGGAGAAAATCCGGTAGTCCTCTTGAGCAAACTGAATTCACTCGTGAAAGTAATGTGAGTGATTATCTCTCTTTGGTTGATCATTCTTTTGAATGGAAGAAGAATGATTTTGATGCTTTGGCTGATTTCTTGTATAAGAATGATATATCAGTAAACTGCCAAGGTTTGGTGCTTACATTGACTTATCCTCGAGACAGAGCTACAAATAACAACGACATGTGCCGACCAATAAGGTTCTGGTCGCGTGATGTAATCAACTTATCCTGCTACGGGCTACCTGTTTCTTCGATCCCATTTCAAGAAGTTCAATACATGGAAGGGGGAGGCTGCGCACCTGTGCAACCCAGTCCCATTGAAACTGAACTGTATCAACAGAAGGCTGCACTCGATGAGAAAGTTTTGGAGTTAGAAGCCACGATTGCTTCTCTTAACGATGAATTGCTGAATGATAAAAAGGGCGTTGCCAATGACCGGGATATCGTGGAGGCCGTAAAACAAGCTCTGGAAAGCAAAGTTGCCGACTTGGAAGCCATGATTGCTGCTCTTAGCGATGAACTGCTGGATGAGAAGGATGATAAAAGGTGCGTTGTCAATGACCGGGATACAGTGGAGGCGGAAAAACAAGCTCTGGGAAACAAAGTTGCCGGCTTCGAAGCCACGATTGCTACTCTTAATGATGAATTGCTGAATGAGAAGGATGATAAAAAGTACGTTGTCAATGACCGGAACATCTTGGAGGCTGGCAAACAAGCTCTGGAAAACAAAGTTGCTGACTTCGAAGCCGCGATTGCTACTCTTAACGATGAACTGCTGAATGAAAAGGATGATAAAAAGTACATTGTAAATGACCGGAATATTTTGGAGGCTGGAAAACAAGCTCTGGAAAACAAAGTTGCCGACTGCGAAGCCGCGATTATTACTCTTAACGATGAATTGCTGAATGCGAAGGATGATAAAGAGTGCATTGTCAATGACCGGAATATACTGGAGGTTGCTAAACAAGCTCTGGAAAACAAACTTGCCGATTTCGAAGCCACAATTGCTACTCTTAACGATGAATTGCTGAATGAGAAGGATGATAAAAAGTGCATAGTGGAGGCTGACAAACAAGCTCTGGAAAGCAAAGTTGCCGACTTCGAAGCCGCGATTGCTACTCTAAACGACGAACTGCTGAATGAGAAGGATGATAAAAAGTACGCTGTCAATGACCGGAACATCTTGGAGGCTGGCAAACAAGCTCTGGAAAACAAAGTTGCTGACTTCGAAACGGCGATTGCTACTCTTAAGGATGAATTGCTGAATGAGAAGGATGATAAAAAGAGCATTGTCAATGACCGGAATATTCTGGAGGCTGCTAAACAAGCTCTAGAAAACAAAGTTGGCGACTTCGAAGCCGCGATTGCTACTCTTAACGATGAATTGCTGAATGAGAAGGATGATAAAAAGTGCATTGTCAATGACCGCAATATAGTGGAGGCTGACAAACAAGCTCAGCTGGAAAACAAATTTGCAGATTTCGAAGCCGCGATTGCTACTCTTaacgatgaattgttgaatgagAAGCATGATAAAAAGTGCATTGTCGATGACCGGAATATACTGGAGGCTGCTAAGCAAGCTCTGGAAAATAAAGTTGTCGATTTCGAAGCCACAATTGCTACTCTTAACGATGAATTGCTGAATGAGAAGGATGATAAAAAGTGCATTGTCAATGACCGCAATATAGTGGAGGCTGACAAACAAGCTCTGGAAAACAAAGTTGCCGACTTCGAAGCCACAATTGCTACTCTTAACGATGAATTGCTGAATGAGAAGGATGATAAAAAGTGCATAGTGGAGGCTGACAAACAAGCTCTGGAAAGCAAAGTTTCTGTCTTCGAAGCCGCGATTGCTACTCTTAACGATGAATTGCTGAATGAGAAGGATGATAAAAAGTGCATTGTCAACGACCGTAATATACTGGAGGCTGCCAAACAAGCTCTGGAATACAAAGTTGCCGACTTGGAAGCCGCCAAGACCACTCTCAATGATGAACTGGAAAGAAAGAAGGATGATAATAACGCTATCATCAAAAAAGCTCTGGACAAGAGAATTTCCGACTTGAAAGCTGATGCACCACAAAGAGATCAGGAAGATGATATGAACGCTCTCATTAAGTATTTGGAGAAACAAGAAGATGAGAAAGATGAACTGCAGAAGATAGTTTCAAACTTGGAAGTCAACATTCTCATACTTCATGAGGAACTACAAAAAGAGAAGGATGATAAGACCGCACTCATTAAGGATCTTGTCGCAGCGGAACCTGGGAAACGGACAGTTAATGAAATAGTTTCACACTTAGAATCCAAGAGTAGAAGTTTGAAAGAGCATTTCCTAAGAGAGGAGGAGGATGAAGTTCTTGAGAGAAGTGCTTCCAACTTGGCAATTATGAAAGCTATCCGGGAAGAAGAACTAAGGAAAGAGAAGGATGGTAAAAGCGCTCTCGTCGACAATGGAGAAGGATATGAAGCTGAGAAACAAGGTCTGGAGAAGACAGTTCTTGAGAGAAGGGCTTCCAACTTGGAAACTATGGATGCTATCCATGAAGAAGAACTACGAAAAGAGAAGGTTGATAAAAGCGCTCACACTGAAAATGGAGAAGGATGTGAAGCTGAGAAACAAGGTCCGGAGAAGACAGTTCTCAACTTGGAACCTACGATTCCCTCTCTTCACGACGCATTACAAAGAGATCTGGACCGAGTGATGGCTGAGAAACAAGCTCTGGAGAAGAGATGTTCAGACCTGGAAGCCAAAAATGCCAGTCTTACCGATAATCAAGAAGGACATGAAGCTGAGATAGAAAGAAAATTGGAAGCCTCGAATCTGACTCATAACGACGAACTGCATAAAGAGAAGGATGATAAGGAGTCCATTATGAATGATTTGGATCACGTTAAGGCTGAGAGACAAGTTCTGGAAAGCAAAGTTTCTGACATGGAAACCACGTATTCCACTCTTAACAATGAACTTCAGCAAAAGATGGATGACAACGAAGCGTTCCTCAATGAGCGGGACGGActtgaagctgtgaaacaaggTCTGGAAAAGAGAGTTCTCGACTTGGAAGCCACAATACATGACATCGAAATGAAAACAGGAaaagatgatgattataatgaagcTGAGAAACAAACTCTAAAGAAGAGAATTTCCGAGTTAGAGGAGGCAATTTCCATCCTTACAGACAAGGCAAAGAAGTTACTGAAAGATATCAATATATGGTTAAGTGAAGTAACTGAGCTACAAGAGGACCTAAACAAAGAGAGTAAGGAAAAGCAAGACCTGGAGAAAAGAGTTCTGGAATTAACTTCAAAACTCGAAAAATGTATTTGTGGCGCTAGAGATGGATTATCAACAATCAAAGAAGCATGGATGAGCGATTGCATGGTTCCTGATAACTGGGTTCCATTCGAGGATCTTGTTCAAGGGTTTTCAAGGAAAACTAGTCCTTTAGATATCACTAAAACATGTGACGCCGTAGATATCAGCGAAGATAGTACAACCAACATCCAAGTGGACTACTTCTATCGAGGATTGTTACAGGGGCTTGTGTATCCTGTTGTGGTTGTTAACATTGATGAGTTAAATCCCAACAAAGAAAAGGCGAGATTCGACCCAACCATTTGGGGTTTATTTAACAATGCAGGAATTTGTTATGCAGCCAGAAAACCATTTGAATCGGAAATGTAG